The window ATGGAAGCTCCACGCTTAGCAATACTTAATGAAACAATCAGAGCCATGCATTTCCATGTTCCGATGTGGTTTGGTATGGTGATTATGTTAACTGCATCAGTAGTTTTTTCTGTTCGATATTTAAGAACGGGTAATCAAAAGTTTGATACCTACGCTATTGAATTAGTAAATACGTCCATACTTTTTGCCGTACTAGGCCTAGCAACAGGTATGATCTGGGCTAATTACACTTGGGGTGCTCCATGGAGTGGTGATCCGAAACAAAATGCTTCAGCTATTGGGGTATTAATCTATTTCGCTTACATCCTATTACGAAATTCAATTACCGACCCACAACAAAAAGCTAAAATTGGAGCAGTATATAATATCTTCGCTTATGCGACCTTAATCCCATTATTATTCATACTTCCTCGATTAACAGATTCTTTGCACCCAGGAAATGGAGGAAACCCTGGCTTTAATGCTTATGAATTAGATGGTAGACTTAGAATGGTATTCTATCCTGCTGTAATTGGATGGACATTACTTGGTGTTTGGCTAACAGAACTTAGAATAAGATTGACATTTTTAAAATCTAAGATAGATGAAGAAGATTAAATATATAATAGCCTTTGCTCTTTTGATAGTGAGCTTGAATTTAAACGCTCAAAAAACAGAAATTGTGGAGGAAGATTATGCAAATAATAAAATTGAGATGGCTGATACTATGAGGTCAGAAGGCAAAATATATGTTTTAGTAGCCATCATGCTTACCATATTTGCTGGTTTTGTTATTTACACGGTATCCACTGAAAGAAAAATTAAAAAATTAGAAAAATCTTTAAAAGAGAAAGAATAGAGAATTTTTTAGATATTACCTTTGTTCAATTCTGAGAATCAATATTAAATATGAAGAAGTCTTACATTTTTGGCATAATCGTAATAGCTGCAGCAATCATGATGATTGTATCTACTGCAGGAGACGCAAGTTCTTACGTTACTTTTAAAGATGCTCATGACATGGCCGTAGAAGGCAATGATAATAAAATTCATGTGGTGGGTCAATTAAAGAAAAACACAGCAGGAGAGATTGTTGGATTACACCCATCTGATGATAAATTATCCTTTACTTTTTTAATGGTTGATGAAAATGGAATGGAGCAGGAAGTTTTCTATAATGAACCTATGCCTGCCGACTTTAAAAGATCAGAACAAGTAGTGGTTATTGGTGGTTTTCAGCAAGGAATGTTCGTGGCAGACAAAATATTGATGAAGTGCCCATCTAAATATCAAGAAGAAACGGTTATATAATTTGATTCCAAAAATATGATACATACTACAATAGGTGACATGGGTCACCTTTTTGTTATTATAAGCTTTGTTGCAGCATTAATTTCAATCTTTAATTTCTATAAGGCAGAAAAAAGCCCCATTCCTGAAGTGCAAAAAGGATGGATGAAAAATGGTCAGATAACTTATCTGATACATGGGGCGGCCGTGTTTGGAATAGTAATCAGCTTATTTACGATTATCTCTAATCATTATTATGAATACTTCTATGCATGGAGTCATTCCTCAAGGGCACTTCCAGTCGAATATATCATTTCCTCGTTTTGGGAAGGGCAAGAAGGAAGCTTTTTGTTATGGTTATTTTGGAATGTCCTGCTAGGGTTTGTTATTCTGCTTACCAATAAAAAATGGGCGCCATCTGTAATGATGAGCTTTGCAGTGGTCCAAGCATTTTTATCATCCATGATCTTAGGAGTGGTGATAGGGGATTTCAAAATCGGTAGTTCTCCATTTATCT is drawn from Marivirga arenosa and contains these coding sequences:
- a CDS encoding cytochrome c maturation protein CcmE domain-containing protein, with translation MKKSYIFGIIVIAAAIMMIVSTAGDASSYVTFKDAHDMAVEGNDNKIHVVGQLKKNTAGEIVGLHPSDDKLSFTFLMVDENGMEQEVFYNEPMPADFKRSEQVVVIGGFQQGMFVADKILMKCPSKYQEETVI
- the ccsA gene encoding cytochrome c biogenesis protein CcsA, coding for MKKRWWKIIGVLLVLYTIIAGLLMEAPRLAILNETIRAMHFHVPMWFGMVIMLTASVVFSVRYLRTGNQKFDTYAIELVNTSILFAVLGLATGMIWANYTWGAPWSGDPKQNASAIGVLIYFAYILLRNSITDPQQKAKIGAVYNIFAYATLIPLLFILPRLTDSLHPGNGGNPGFNAYELDGRLRMVFYPAVIGWTLLGVWLTELRIRLTFLKSKIDEED
- a CDS encoding CcmD family protein, producing the protein MKKIKYIIAFALLIVSLNLNAQKTEIVEEDYANNKIEMADTMRSEGKIYVLVAIMLTIFAGFVIYTVSTERKIKKLEKSLKEKE